The Halorubrum salinarum genome segment GTCGCCGACGGCGACGCGACCGGGTTCGACCACCTCACAGCAGAGCCCGCCGCGGTTCCGGAGCGCCGCCGCGATCCCCTCCTCGCCGGCGACCTCCTCCAAGTGCGCGCACGGGGGTCGACGCCGCGTCGGCCGCAGGAGCGCGTCGCCGACGGCGACGGTCGCGCCGAGGAGCGAGTCCATCCCGGGATCGACCCCGTCGACGACGACGTTCCGGCGGTGGCGGCCGTCGCGGAGGTCGACCCCGGTCGCCTCCCGGACCGCGGCGAGCGCCGACGCGGCGACGAGGGTGACCGCGCAGGCGTCGAGCTGGAAGTGGCCGTCGCCGCCGCGGTAGCGGTCGCCCTCCACGCCGTCCGGACGGATCTCGACGGCCTCGCGGCGGACTGGGGGCGCGCCGCCCTCCGGCGCGGTGACGAGCGACGCGACGCTGCCGGGGCCGTCCGCGTCGGCCTCGTCCGCCGGCATCACGGCCCACCGAGGAGGTCCGCGTCGGCGGGCTTCAGCCACTCGCGGTGCGCGTAGTAGACGGCCGCGACCGGCGGCGCGGGCAGGGCGACGAGCGCGTAGACCCACTTGAACACGCCCATGTCGACGACGCGACGCTCCGCGAGCGAGAGCGAGTCGAGCAGCAGCGTCGCGGTCGCCAGCGGCGCGAGGAGGTAGCCGTGCGCGAAGTCGACTGTCGCACCGAGCGGCGTCTCGGGCGTCAGGAACGCGTAGTCGAGCGCGTACAGCAGCGTCCACGCCGCGACGGTCGCCGCGAGCGCGGCCAGCCAGGGGCCGTCGAAGCGGCGGTCCGAGGCGCCGAACGGACTCGACGGGTCGCCGTCGACCGGATCGCCATCGACCGGGCCGCCCTCGGACGACTCGTTCGGTTCGGTGCGCGGGTTCACGGGCGATTTGCGGGCCGGACGCTAATC includes the following:
- a CDS encoding MOSC domain-containing protein, translated to MPADEADADGPGSVASLVTAPEGGAPPVRREAVEIRPDGVEGDRYRGGDGHFQLDACAVTLVAASALAAVREATGVDLRDGRHRRNVVVDGVDPGMDSLLGATVAVGDALLRPTRRRPPCAHLEEVAGEEGIAAALRNRGGLCCEVVEPGRVAVGDAVRIREADPRTAGAAIAERLREGSPGGHE